A portion of the Natronococcus sp. AD-5 genome contains these proteins:
- a CDS encoding CBS domain-containing protein codes for MNIADIATKDYIEADVGTRMGKVRSTFEDGNPKGIIVTDDGEYEGVISEREVLQSHVEDDAKVAALIKPSRNSAAPKIDRQEDVRETARVLIESNAKVAPVFENDELWGVITDDAILEAVLENLDTLTVEDIYTSDPVTLQENDGVGKAINHLREHGISRLPILNENGYLTGVVTTHDIADFVIRKSNSTTTGDRVGDTQRMLDVPVYDIMTGPVETTTLDATAKEAVETMLENDYAGLMVTPEDDDRIVIGVITKTDVLRALTFTEEERMDVQITNISMLDTITREGIVESIQEVSDKYADMQVMHAHVRFKEHKEKLRGTPLVNCQVRLRTNKGQVAGTGEGYGAENAFRVALEKLERNVLEVKGVTSDEEYRGQLLRKLNEL; via the coding sequence ATGAATATCGCTGATATCGCCACGAAGGATTACATCGAAGCGGACGTCGGCACGCGCATGGGGAAGGTCCGTTCAACGTTCGAGGACGGCAACCCCAAGGGGATCATCGTCACTGACGACGGGGAGTACGAGGGCGTCATCAGCGAGCGGGAGGTCCTCCAGTCTCACGTCGAGGACGACGCGAAGGTGGCGGCGCTGATCAAGCCCAGCCGCAACTCGGCCGCCCCGAAGATCGACCGACAAGAAGACGTTCGTGAGACCGCCCGAGTGTTGATCGAGAGCAACGCGAAGGTCGCGCCGGTCTTCGAGAACGACGAGCTCTGGGGCGTCATCACCGACGACGCGATCCTCGAGGCGGTCCTCGAGAACCTCGACACGCTCACCGTCGAGGACATCTACACCTCCGATCCGGTCACGCTCCAGGAGAACGACGGCGTCGGAAAGGCGATCAACCACCTACGGGAACACGGCATCTCGCGGCTGCCGATCCTGAACGAAAACGGCTACCTCACCGGGGTCGTGACGACTCACGACATCGCCGACTTCGTCATCCGCAAGAGCAACTCGACGACGACGGGCGACCGGGTCGGCGACACCCAGCGGATGCTCGACGTTCCCGTCTACGATATCATGACCGGTCCCGTCGAGACGACGACGCTCGACGCGACCGCCAAGGAAGCCGTCGAGACGATGCTCGAGAACGACTACGCGGGGCTGATGGTCACGCCCGAGGACGACGATCGGATCGTCATCGGCGTCATCACCAAGACCGACGTCCTGCGGGCGCTGACGTTCACCGAGGAGGAACGGATGGACGTCCAGATCACGAACATCTCGATGCTCGATACGATCACTCGGGAGGGAATCGTCGAGAGCATCCAGGAAGTGTCGGACAAGTACGCCGACATGCAGGTGATGCACGCCCACGTCCGGTTCAAAGAGCACAAGGAGAAGCTCCGCGGGACGCCCCTGGTCAACTGCCAGGTCCGTCTGCGGACGAACAAGGGCCAGGTCGCCGGCACCGGCGAGGGCTACGGCGCTGAGAACGCCTTCCGCGTCGCGCTCGAGAAACTCGAGCGCAACGTCCTCGAGGTCAAGGGCGTCACCAGCGACGAGGAGTACCGGGGTCAGCTCCTGCGCAAGCTGAACGAACTGTAG
- the radB gene encoding DNA repair and recombination protein RadB has protein sequence MPRAPVNDEAIPTGCTPVDELLGGGFERGTVTQLYGPPAAGKTNLALSAAVETAVRDETAVYIDTEGVSVDRFQQLLDARVAERDAQSTPTDETGDLESVASRIVIEDALDFAEQEEAVRDAEEFARRASLIVLDSATGFYRLERTGEGSDGEALRSVTRQITHLLSLARKHDLAVVLTNQVFADPESDRTRPLGGNTLEHWTGTVLRIERFRGGNRRATLEKHRSKPVGESVQFRITESGLEGDDETGQF, from the coding sequence ATGCCAAGAGCACCCGTGAACGACGAGGCGATCCCGACCGGCTGTACGCCGGTCGACGAGTTACTCGGTGGGGGGTTCGAACGCGGGACCGTCACGCAACTGTACGGGCCGCCGGCCGCCGGCAAGACGAACCTCGCGCTCTCGGCAGCCGTCGAGACGGCCGTCAGGGACGAGACCGCGGTCTACATCGACACCGAGGGCGTCTCGGTCGATCGGTTCCAGCAACTGCTCGACGCGCGCGTCGCCGAACGCGACGCGCAGTCGACGCCGACCGACGAGACGGGCGACCTCGAGAGCGTCGCCTCGCGGATCGTCATCGAGGACGCGCTCGACTTCGCCGAACAGGAGGAGGCCGTCCGCGACGCCGAGGAGTTCGCCCGGCGCGCCTCGTTGATCGTCTTAGACAGCGCGACGGGGTTCTACCGCCTCGAGCGAACCGGCGAGGGCAGCGACGGCGAGGCCCTGCGCAGCGTCACGCGCCAGATCACCCACCTGCTCTCGCTCGCGCGCAAACACGACCTCGCGGTCGTCCTCACGAACCAGGTGTTCGCCGATCCCGAGTCCGATCGGACCCGCCCGCTCGGCGGCAACACCTTGGAGCACTGGACCGGGACGGTCCTCCGGATCGAACGCTTCCGTGGCGGGAACCGCCGCGCGACGCTCGAGAAACACCGCTCGAAGCCCGTCGGCGAGTCGGTCCAGTTCCGGATCACGGAGTCGGGACTCGAGGGGGACGACGAGACGGGACAGTTCTGA
- the glmS gene encoding glutamine--fructose-6-phosphate transaminase (isomerizing), which translates to MCGIIGYTGTRADRNVLDVLSTGLSRLEYRGYDSAGIAVADPSVSVYKRRGELDELEETLPESPADALAGIGHTRWSTHGSPSDENAHPHTSCDETVAVVHNGIIENYRELRDELETKGHEFDSETDTEVIPHLIEAALEQGADPGSAFRQAIERLEGSYAVAAVFRAREEVYATRHQSPLVLGVDDGGALLASDVPAFLEYTDEVVYLEDGQFATIRPSGIEVRDERGALVDVSVETVDWDPEDAGKSGYDHYMLKEIYEQPRAVRECLRGRPRPFEESISIEELEDVPRPTEVHFVACGTSYHASLYAARLFRERGVRTAAFLASEYDVDALPIDEETLVVGVTQSGETADTLCALRAANGVGATTLAVTNVVGSSASRETDHTMYIRAGPEIGVAATKTFASQQVALAMLSSALTGDCSREFVEALRALPDQIQSILDDSRADAIAEEFADSEAYFFVGRGYGASVALEGALKMKEISYEHAEGFAAGELKHGPLALVTEKTPVFALVNGRSNTEKMLGNVKEVEARGAPVVAVSDDESLVEHHADHVLRVPETHWRFYPILANVQLQLVSYWVANRLGRSIDKPRNLAKSVTVE; encoded by the coding sequence ATGTGCGGCATCATCGGGTACACGGGTACCCGGGCGGACCGGAACGTCCTCGACGTGCTCTCGACGGGCCTCTCGCGGCTCGAGTACAGGGGATACGACTCCGCGGGGATCGCGGTCGCGGATCCCTCGGTCTCCGTCTACAAGCGGCGGGGCGAACTGGACGAACTCGAGGAGACGCTTCCGGAAAGCCCCGCCGACGCGTTGGCGGGGATCGGACACACCCGTTGGAGCACTCACGGGTCGCCGAGCGACGAGAACGCCCATCCCCACACCAGCTGCGACGAGACGGTCGCCGTCGTTCACAACGGCATCATCGAGAACTACCGGGAACTGCGCGACGAACTCGAGACGAAGGGCCACGAGTTCGACAGCGAAACCGACACCGAGGTCATCCCGCACCTGATCGAGGCGGCGCTCGAACAGGGCGCCGACCCAGGCTCCGCGTTCCGCCAGGCGATCGAACGACTCGAGGGAAGCTACGCCGTCGCGGCGGTGTTCCGCGCCCGGGAGGAAGTATACGCCACGCGACACCAGTCGCCGCTCGTCCTCGGCGTCGACGACGGCGGCGCCCTGCTGGCGAGCGACGTTCCCGCGTTTCTCGAGTACACGGACGAAGTCGTCTACCTCGAGGACGGACAGTTCGCGACGATCAGGCCCAGCGGGATCGAAGTCCGGGACGAACGGGGCGCGCTCGTCGACGTCTCCGTGGAGACCGTCGACTGGGACCCGGAAGACGCCGGCAAGAGCGGCTACGACCACTACATGCTCAAAGAAATTTACGAACAGCCGCGCGCGGTGCGCGAGTGCCTCCGCGGACGCCCGCGGCCGTTCGAGGAGTCGATCTCGATCGAGGAACTCGAGGACGTTCCGCGACCGACCGAGGTCCACTTCGTGGCCTGCGGAACCTCGTACCACGCGTCCCTGTACGCCGCGCGACTGTTCCGCGAGCGCGGCGTTCGGACGGCGGCGTTCCTCGCGAGCGAGTACGACGTCGACGCGCTGCCGATCGACGAGGAGACGCTGGTCGTCGGCGTCACCCAGAGCGGGGAAACGGCGGACACCCTGTGCGCGCTCCGGGCCGCGAACGGCGTCGGGGCGACGACCCTCGCCGTGACCAACGTCGTCGGAAGTTCGGCGTCGAGGGAGACCGACCACACGATGTACATCCGCGCCGGCCCGGAGATCGGCGTCGCTGCGACCAAGACCTTCGCATCGCAGCAGGTCGCCCTGGCGATGCTCTCGAGCGCGCTCACCGGCGACTGCTCCCGGGAGTTCGTGGAGGCGCTGCGGGCGTTGCCGGACCAGATCCAGTCGATTCTCGACGACTCCCGGGCGGACGCGATCGCAGAAGAGTTCGCCGACTCGGAGGCGTACTTCTTCGTCGGTCGGGGCTACGGCGCGTCGGTCGCCCTCGAGGGCGCGCTCAAGATGAAAGAGATCAGCTACGAGCACGCCGAAGGGTTCGCCGCCGGCGAGCTCAAACACGGCCCGCTCGCGCTCGTCACCGAAAAGACGCCGGTGTTCGCCTTGGTCAACGGCCGGTCAAACACCGAGAAGATGCTCGGAAACGTCAAGGAGGTCGAGGCCCGCGGCGCGCCGGTCGTCGCCGTCTCGGACGACGAATCCCTCGTCGAGCACCACGCCGATCACGTCCTGCGCGTTCCCGAGACCCACTGGCGGTTCTACCCGATCCTGGCGAACGTCCAGCTCCAGCTCGTTTCGTACTGGGTCGCGAACCGACTCGGCCGATCGATCGACAAGCCGCGCAACCTCGCGAAGAGCGTGACGGTGGAGTGA
- a CDS encoding YihY/virulence factor BrkB family protein, with product MDTSELSETIASIYRTASDRHISFLAAGFAYYAFVSLIPLVLLALVVGSLFNGEDAAERLILVAGDLLPPAGEELVVEALTTEAGRAQATAVALVVASWGALKVFRGLSLAFDVVYDEVAEETLLDEIRNGFTVILAGAGAIVLMIVVGTMLGIAAAAIPLAGLVSWVTLLIGLVLVFLPIYYVLPPVPVAVREILPGAIFAAVGWTILQVGFQIYAANAGRYAAYGAVGAVILFVTWLYFAGILILVGAVINVVLSHPTLAEATE from the coding sequence ATGGACACGTCGGAGCTGTCGGAGACGATCGCGTCGATCTATCGGACGGCGAGCGACCGTCATATCTCCTTTCTCGCGGCCGGGTTCGCCTACTACGCGTTCGTCTCGCTGATTCCGCTCGTCTTGCTCGCGCTCGTCGTCGGCTCGCTGTTCAACGGCGAGGATGCCGCGGAGCGGCTGATACTGGTCGCCGGGGACCTCCTCCCGCCCGCGGGGGAGGAGCTGGTGGTCGAGGCGCTCACGACGGAGGCCGGCCGCGCACAGGCGACGGCCGTCGCGCTCGTGGTGGCGTCCTGGGGTGCGCTCAAGGTCTTTCGCGGGCTCAGCCTCGCGTTCGACGTGGTCTACGACGAGGTCGCCGAGGAGACGCTACTCGACGAGATTCGGAACGGCTTCACCGTGATTCTCGCGGGGGCCGGCGCGATCGTACTGATGATCGTCGTCGGGACGATGCTCGGCATCGCCGCCGCCGCGATCCCGCTCGCCGGCCTGGTCAGCTGGGTGACGCTGTTGATCGGACTGGTCCTGGTTTTCCTGCCGATCTACTACGTGTTGCCGCCGGTTCCGGTCGCCGTCCGCGAGATCCTTCCGGGCGCGATCTTCGCCGCCGTCGGGTGGACGATCCTCCAGGTCGGCTTCCAGATTTACGCGGCGAACGCCGGCCGGTACGCCGCCTACGGCGCCGTCGGTGCCGTCATCCTGTTCGTCACCTGGCTGTACTTCGCGGGTATCCTGATCCTCGTGGGCGCCGTCATCAACGTCGTCCTCTCGCACCCGACCCTCGCGGAAGCGACCGAGTAA
- a CDS encoding DUF7576 family protein — MTASRTTPVTERCDHCGDPIDTTTWHPAVIERDGDRRLFTFCERECQERWRRR, encoded by the coding sequence ATGACCGCATCACGCACGACTCCCGTCACGGAGCGGTGCGATCACTGCGGCGATCCCATCGACACGACGACGTGGCACCCCGCCGTCATCGAACGAGACGGCGACCGACGGCTGTTCACGTTCTGTGAACGGGAGTGTCAGGAACGCTGGCGGCGTCGATAA
- a CDS encoding carboxylate--amine ligase, which produces MSDERNDPSAVVPAVQSPHAVTCLRSLGSRGVHAIAAYERPTPAFRSRYCDETVVVPSPYAAVDEYRDALLSLANRPGTRAIFPMREADVYVLSKYRSEFAEAIEPLWPAFETLETVHDRRALVEAALDAGVAAPETAVLDEVADWSSEQIVKARYALLADDYVPAARPEQTAVPTAVRYLEPGVEPDREAILEEMNHVPLVQAYVPGEEYAFWALYDRGEPVATCQKHQVRGESYAGGTSVYRETTRIPELEAAGRALLDHLEWHGFASVQFKRDVRTGEFTLLEINPRVWVSVACPVAAGIDFPHYYWQLATGESVDATREYETGVGTHRVGGELVYLLSVLRTDDSFVEPPSLGRATRDVVSSLYDQPHSDYFTLDDPLPFLSDVTDKVAARIP; this is translated from the coding sequence ATGAGCGACGAACGGAACGATCCGTCCGCGGTGGTGCCGGCGGTGCAATCGCCGCACGCGGTTACGTGCCTCCGCTCGCTCGGCAGCCGCGGCGTTCACGCGATCGCGGCCTACGAGCGGCCGACTCCCGCGTTTCGGTCCCGGTACTGTGACGAGACGGTCGTCGTCCCGTCACCGTACGCCGCGGTGGACGAGTACAGGGACGCGCTGCTTTCGCTCGCGAACCGTCCCGGCACTCGCGCGATCTTTCCCATGCGCGAAGCCGACGTCTACGTCCTCTCGAAGTACCGGTCCGAGTTCGCGGAGGCGATCGAGCCGCTCTGGCCGGCGTTCGAGACGCTCGAGACGGTTCACGATCGACGAGCGCTCGTCGAGGCCGCGCTGGATGCGGGGGTGGCAGCGCCGGAGACGGCGGTCCTCGACGAGGTCGCGGACTGGAGTTCGGAACAGATCGTCAAGGCGCGGTACGCGCTGCTCGCCGACGACTACGTCCCCGCCGCCCGTCCGGAGCAGACCGCCGTTCCGACCGCCGTCCGGTACCTCGAGCCCGGCGTCGAGCCGGACCGGGAGGCGATCCTCGAGGAGATGAATCACGTGCCGCTCGTCCAGGCGTACGTCCCGGGCGAGGAGTACGCCTTCTGGGCGCTGTACGATCGCGGCGAACCGGTCGCCACGTGCCAGAAGCATCAGGTGCGAGGCGAGAGCTACGCGGGAGGAACGAGCGTCTACCGCGAAACGACTCGGATTCCGGAGCTCGAGGCGGCCGGCCGGGCGCTCCTCGATCACCTGGAGTGGCACGGGTTCGCGTCCGTCCAGTTCAAGCGGGACGTCCGCACGGGGGAGTTCACCCTCCTCGAGATCAATCCGCGGGTCTGGGTGTCGGTCGCCTGTCCCGTCGCGGCGGGGATCGACTTTCCGCACTACTACTGGCAGCTCGCGACCGGCGAGTCGGTCGACGCGACGCGGGAGTACGAGACGGGGGTCGGAACCCATCGAGTCGGCGGCGAGTTGGTGTACCTGCTGAGCGTCTTGCGAACCGACGACTCCTTCGTCGAGCCCCCCTCGCTCGGACGGGCGACGCGGGACGTCGTCTCGTCGCTTTACGACCAGCCCCACTCGGATTACTTCACGCTCGACGATCCGCTTCCGTTCCTTTCCGACGTCACCGACAAGGTCGCCGCGAGGATCCCGTAA
- a CDS encoding DUF1616 domain-containing protein yields MGSHGSSGSMREVPADLAAAVLVTGLVDVAAFAPVIRETPVRVPVGLAFLLFVPGYVVVAALFPDRDRVVDGVDRLSLAVVASVIVVPAVGLTMNLTPWGIRLGPTLAAVSLVTLTVTLVAVRRRRAVPPADRFRVPYREWMRRGASAVRPTGVADLALTLSLAVAVVLAAGIVGFAIADDYAGYGPDLGEDDGFSAISLLDSDGDLATSESEAAALEPGTAGSVVVGIDNHEAEPRSYTVVALEQELADDGTVAGERELDRFDVDVDDGERGTYEHELEPTTEGDVRFVWLLYPNEVPAEPSTDSAEAHVTLTVGDEETDA; encoded by the coding sequence ATGGGGTCGCACGGATCGTCCGGATCGATGCGAGAGGTGCCGGCAGATCTCGCCGCCGCGGTGCTGGTGACGGGGCTCGTCGACGTCGCGGCGTTCGCGCCGGTGATCCGCGAAACGCCCGTTCGCGTACCCGTCGGGCTCGCGTTCCTGCTGTTCGTCCCGGGCTACGTCGTCGTCGCCGCGCTGTTTCCGGACCGCGATCGGGTCGTCGACGGCGTCGATCGCCTCTCGCTCGCGGTCGTCGCGAGCGTGATCGTGGTGCCCGCGGTCGGCCTGACGATGAACCTGACCCCGTGGGGGATCCGACTCGGACCGACCTTGGCGGCGGTGTCGCTCGTCACCCTGACGGTGACCCTCGTCGCCGTTCGCCGCCGACGGGCGGTTCCGCCCGCGGACAGGTTCCGCGTGCCGTACCGGGAGTGGATGCGACGGGGGGCGTCCGCGGTTCGGCCGACCGGCGTCGCCGACCTCGCGCTGACGCTGTCGCTCGCCGTCGCGGTCGTGCTCGCGGCCGGGATAGTCGGCTTCGCGATCGCCGACGACTACGCCGGCTACGGACCGGACCTGGGCGAGGACGACGGCTTCTCGGCCATCTCGCTGCTCGATTCGGACGGCGATCTGGCGACGAGCGAGTCGGAGGCGGCGGCGCTCGAGCCGGGAACGGCCGGGTCGGTCGTCGTCGGCATCGACAATCACGAAGCCGAGCCGAGAAGCTACACGGTCGTCGCGCTCGAGCAGGAACTCGCGGACGATGGAACCGTCGCGGGCGAGCGCGAACTCGACCGGTTCGACGTCGACGTCGACGACGGCGAACGCGGGACGTACGAACACGAACTCGAGCCGACGACGGAAGGAGACGTCCGGTTCGTCTGGCTGCTGTACCCGAACGAGGTGCCGGCGGAGCCGTCGACCGACTCCGCCGAAGCGCACGTCACCCTCACGGTCGGCGACGAGGAAACCGACGCGTAG
- a CDS encoding AEC family transporter, which translates to MEVLGRLLAMLAVLLLGAGLRSSGLLNAARTARLNATAYYVALPALVFVATYDQPVSELLSTELLAGSLVVVFATGGIAWVAHRNRFSQGRRSVAIIQSYHSNLGYLGVPLVAATFDARVTAIASVILGFVTLIQLPLTIVVLSVFNGANAAIVRELKNLATNPVLGALLAGLAIGEVGLVIPATVTAGLDALGALSLPLALLCVGAALQVDSPSLDLEATGSVVALKLGCMPLLAWAVFSLLAVDAATFTASVVMLGMPTAVSTYVYASELGGDAEFASLNVFATTVASVATLFVLITMIG; encoded by the coding sequence ATGGAGGTTCTCGGCCGGTTGCTGGCGATGCTTGCGGTGTTGTTACTCGGAGCCGGACTGCGGTCGTCCGGCCTGTTGAACGCAGCCAGAACCGCACGGTTGAACGCCACCGCATACTACGTCGCCCTCCCAGCGCTCGTATTCGTCGCGACCTACGATCAGCCGGTCAGCGAACTCCTCTCGACGGAACTGCTCGCCGGATCGCTCGTCGTCGTGTTCGCGACCGGGGGGATCGCCTGGGTCGCCCACCGGAACCGTTTCTCGCAGGGTCGCCGGAGCGTCGCGATCATCCAGTCGTACCACTCCAATCTCGGTTATCTCGGCGTCCCGCTCGTCGCCGCCACGTTCGACGCGCGAGTGACCGCCATCGCGAGCGTCATCCTCGGATTCGTCACGCTGATCCAGTTACCGTTGACGATCGTCGTCCTCAGCGTGTTCAACGGAGCGAACGCCGCGATCGTCCGAGAACTGAAAAATCTCGCGACGAACCCCGTGCTGGGAGCGCTACTGGCCGGGCTGGCGATCGGCGAGGTCGGACTCGTGATTCCAGCGACCGTGACGGCCGGGCTCGACGCCCTCGGCGCGCTCTCGCTCCCGCTCGCGTTGCTCTGCGTCGGCGCCGCGTTGCAGGTCGATTCGCCGTCGCTCGACCTCGAGGCGACCGGCTCCGTCGTCGCGCTGAAACTCGGCTGTATGCCGCTGCTCGCGTGGGCGGTCTTCTCGCTGCTCGCCGTCGACGCCGCGACGTTCACCGCGAGCGTCGTGATGCTCGGGATGCCGACCGCGGTGTCGACGTACGTCTACGCGAGCGAACTCGGCGGCGACGCGGAGTTCGCCTCGCTGAACGTCTTCGCCACGACGGTCGCGTCCGTCGCGACGCTGTTCGTTCTCATCACGATGATCGGGTAG
- a CDS encoding lycopene cyclase domain-containing protein produces MVRDISVFGRYTYLVTELFWGAVAALLLRRANALRKAGVTILALYPIAYAWDRYTLAVGVFDIKLRTGIDVAGIPLEEHLFMAVVPGLVIGFHETIFGEE; encoded by the coding sequence ATGGTGCGCGATATCAGCGTCTTCGGTCGGTACACGTATCTCGTGACGGAACTGTTCTGGGGGGCCGTCGCCGCCCTCTTGCTCCGGCGCGCGAACGCGCTCCGCAAAGCGGGCGTGACGATCCTCGCGCTCTACCCGATCGCGTACGCCTGGGACCGCTACACCCTCGCAGTCGGCGTCTTCGACATCAAACTCCGGACCGGGATCGACGTCGCCGGCATCCCGCTCGAGGAGCACCTCTTCATGGCCGTCGTCCCCGGACTCGTGATCGGCTTTCACGAGACGATCTTCGGCGAGGAGTAG
- a CDS encoding sugar phosphate nucleotidyltransferase — protein sequence MSVDSAIVLAAGEGTRLRPLTQNRPKPMLPAATKPILEYVFDQLVDAEISELVVVVGYRRDRVQSHFGSTYRNVPITYVTQEKQLGTGHAVLLAESEVSGTCLAINGDQIVDSRIIGDAVEAHDRTAGATIALLQRPNVELYGGVRIDDGTVTSITENPRDGHGYYLNAGVYVLEPGAFEAVRETEPRVGEHHLVDGLSTLIDSGEIVRGAVSEGLWVDATYPWDLLDVSFELFDAGVVDGDSGTVGRETTAVHDSAELREPVVIGRDSAIGPGAVVGPYACLGENVTVGSNAVVERSVVDADTTIGANATVVECVTGTGVGIGPGSTIPGGPGDVRVGDTVYEDEALGALLADRVTDQGGVAYVPGALVGSETDIQTGTTIRGTLAGGTEVRS from the coding sequence ATGTCAGTCGACTCCGCGATCGTCTTAGCTGCCGGGGAGGGGACTCGTCTTCGACCGCTGACCCAGAACCGACCGAAACCGATGCTTCCCGCGGCGACGAAACCGATCCTCGAGTACGTCTTCGACCAGCTCGTCGACGCCGAAATTTCGGAACTCGTCGTCGTCGTCGGCTACCGCCGCGATCGCGTCCAGTCGCACTTCGGTTCCACGTACCGGAACGTCCCGATCACCTACGTCACGCAGGAGAAGCAGCTCGGAACCGGCCACGCGGTGCTGCTGGCCGAGTCCGAGGTGAGCGGAACCTGCCTGGCGATCAACGGGGATCAGATCGTCGACAGCCGCATCATCGGCGACGCCGTGGAAGCGCACGACCGCACCGCCGGCGCGACGATCGCGTTGTTGCAGCGGCCGAACGTCGAACTCTACGGCGGCGTCCGCATCGACGACGGGACCGTGACGAGCATCACCGAAAACCCACGCGACGGGCACGGCTACTACCTCAATGCCGGCGTCTACGTGCTCGAGCCCGGCGCGTTCGAGGCCGTTCGAGAGACGGAGCCGAGAGTCGGCGAGCACCACCTCGTCGACGGGCTGTCGACGCTCATCGACTCGGGGGAGATCGTCCGCGGAGCCGTCTCCGAAGGGCTGTGGGTCGACGCGACGTATCCCTGGGATCTTCTCGACGTCTCGTTCGAACTGTTCGACGCCGGGGTCGTCGACGGCGACTCCGGAACCGTCGGTCGCGAAACGACGGCGGTCCACGACTCCGCCGAACTCCGCGAACCCGTCGTGATCGGTCGGGACTCCGCGATCGGACCGGGTGCCGTCGTCGGACCGTACGCCTGTCTCGGCGAGAACGTGACCGTCGGCTCGAACGCCGTCGTCGAGCGCAGCGTCGTCGACGCCGATACCACGATCGGCGCCAACGCGACCGTCGTCGAGTGCGTCACCGGAACCGGCGTCGGGATCGGGCCGGGATCGACGATTCCGGGCGGTCCGGGCGACGTTCGCGTCGGCGACACCGTCTACGAAGACGAGGCGCTCGGCGCGCTGCTCGCCGACCGCGTCACCGATCAGGGCGGCGTCGCGTACGTCCCCGGCGCGCTCGTCGGCTCGGAGACGGACATTCAGACCGGAACGACGATCCGCGGAACGCTCGCCGGCGGAACGGAGGTGCGCTCCTGA
- a CDS encoding CAP domain-containing protein — translation MGDRRPVRPTADDGHTDRAAVRGLISFLVVAALLGGIALGAVLIGPSLVGDIAEIDEIEIDGQPSPSSEPPPAGERDPDVTDPDDPGETSHETDVETISSEDVEDFVHAEVNDRRADHGLEALEWDGTVASVSRAHSHDMAERDYFAHTNPDGEEPYDRFNDVDDYCRGYGENIAMTWVDRPVEQPDGGGTAEYQTAEGLAEGLVDQWMNSTDHREAILEENIPHTWDRGGVGVVIDDDGRVFATHNFCHEW, via the coding sequence ATGGGAGACCGCCGTCCCGTGCGTCCGACCGCGGACGACGGGCACACCGATCGCGCCGCGGTGCGCGGACTGATCAGCTTCCTCGTCGTCGCCGCCCTCCTCGGCGGGATCGCGCTCGGGGCCGTCCTGATCGGTCCGTCGCTCGTCGGCGACATAGCGGAGATCGACGAGATCGAGATCGACGGCCAGCCGTCGCCGAGTTCGGAGCCGCCGCCGGCCGGCGAACGCGATCCGGACGTGACCGATCCGGACGATCCCGGCGAGACGAGCCACGAGACCGACGTCGAGACGATCTCCTCGGAGGACGTCGAGGACTTCGTCCACGCCGAGGTCAACGACCGTCGGGCGGACCACGGGCTCGAGGCGCTCGAGTGGGACGGGACGGTCGCCTCCGTCTCCCGCGCCCACAGTCACGACATGGCCGAGCGCGACTACTTCGCGCACACGAACCCCGACGGGGAGGAGCCCTACGACCGGTTCAACGACGTCGACGACTACTGTCGAGGGTACGGCGAGAACATCGCCATGACCTGGGTCGACAGACCGGTCGAGCAACCCGACGGCGGGGGAACCGCCGAGTACCAGACCGCGGAGGGGCTGGCCGAGGGACTCGTCGACCAGTGGATGAACTCCACCGACCACCGCGAGGCGATCTTAGAGGAGAACATCCCTCACACCTGGGACCGCGGGGGCGTCGGCGTCGTCATCGACGACGACGGCCGCGTCTTCGCGACGCACAATTTCTGTCACGAGTGGTAG